The following coding sequences are from one Leptolyngbya sp. NIES-3755 window:
- a CDS encoding MerR family regulatory protein (similar to AA sequence:cyanobase_aa:Aazo_4125) has product MAIALSSEILTLEEAAAYLRLSPEVVERQATQGSLPGRNIENEWRFLKSAIDDWLRTPNSYTALLEQIGAFSDDETLAELRDSIYRDRSES; this is encoded by the coding sequence ATGGCGATCGCACTCTCATCTGAAATCCTGACCCTTGAAGAAGCTGCCGCCTACTTGCGGTTATCGCCTGAGGTCGTCGAACGTCAAGCGACTCAAGGAAGTTTACCCGGACGCAACATCGAGAACGAATGGCGATTTCTCAAATCAGCGATCGATGATTGGCTCCGAACACCGAACAGCTATACGGCGCTACTTGAGCAGATTGGCGCTTTTTCCGACGATGAAACACTCGCTGAACTGAGAGACTCGATTTACCGCGATCGCTCAGAATCCTGA
- a CDS encoding arginyl-tRNA-synthetase ArgS (similar to AA sequence:cyanobase_aa:LBDG_30260): protein MNATVAELKNRLEAALVAAFGAEMAGTDPMLVPTSNPKFGDYQANVAMSLAKRLGKQPRAIAQEITENLQIDDLCETPSIAGPGFINLTLKPAYLQAQLSEMAGDSRLGIPTVKDPKKVIVDFSSPNIAKEMHVGHLRSTIIGDSISRILEFQGHDVLRLNHVGDWGTQFGMLITYLREVAPEALTTADALDLGDLVAFYKKAKQRFDEDPEFQEKSRQEVVQLQSGAEDTLRAWRLLCEQSRREFQIIYDLLDIHITERGESFYNPLLQQVVEDLEKAGLLVEDQGAKCVFLEGFTNREGNPLPLIIQKSDGGYNYATTDLAAIRYRVQQEHDDRLIYITDAGQANHFAQVFQVARRAGWIPDTVEVTHVPFGLVQGEDGKKLKTRSGDTVRLRDLLDEAIERSKSDLEARLAAEERHESEEFINHVAFTVGISAVKYADLSQNRTSNYIFSYDKMLALQGNTAPYMLYAYARIQGISRKGGIDFNQLGSNVQLVLEHERELTLAKHLLQFTIVLSEVEEDLFPNRLCDYLFQLSQKFNVFYDREQGVPVLDAEEPARTSRLVLCDLTARTLKLGLSLLGIQVLERM, encoded by the coding sequence ATGAATGCAACCGTCGCTGAATTAAAGAATCGCTTAGAAGCCGCTTTGGTGGCGGCGTTTGGGGCTGAAATGGCGGGAACTGACCCGATGTTGGTTCCGACGAGCAATCCGAAGTTCGGGGATTATCAGGCAAATGTGGCGATGTCGCTGGCGAAACGGTTGGGCAAACAGCCAAGAGCGATCGCACAAGAGATTACCGAAAATTTGCAGATTGATGACCTTTGTGAAACGCCCTCGATCGCAGGTCCTGGATTCATCAATCTGACGCTCAAACCTGCTTATCTTCAGGCGCAATTAAGTGAAATGGCAGGCGATTCACGCTTAGGAATTCCTACGGTCAAAGATCCAAAGAAAGTGATTGTGGATTTTTCCAGTCCGAATATTGCTAAGGAAATGCACGTTGGACATCTACGATCGACAATTATCGGAGATTCAATCAGCCGCATTCTCGAATTCCAAGGGCATGATGTGTTACGCCTCAATCACGTTGGCGATTGGGGAACTCAGTTTGGAATGTTGATTACCTATCTCAGAGAAGTTGCACCTGAAGCACTGACGACCGCTGATGCTTTAGATCTGGGTGATTTAGTTGCGTTTTACAAGAAAGCGAAACAGCGATTCGATGAAGATCCAGAGTTTCAGGAAAAGTCGCGTCAAGAAGTGGTGCAATTGCAATCCGGTGCAGAAGATACTTTACGAGCTTGGCGATTGTTATGTGAGCAATCTCGCCGGGAGTTTCAAATTATCTATGATTTGCTAGACATTCACATCACAGAGCGGGGAGAATCCTTTTACAATCCGTTGCTACAGCAAGTCGTTGAAGATTTAGAGAAAGCAGGCTTATTAGTAGAAGATCAAGGCGCGAAATGTGTGTTTCTTGAAGGCTTTACGAATCGAGAAGGAAATCCTTTGCCGTTGATTATTCAAAAGTCCGACGGTGGTTATAACTATGCAACAACCGATCTAGCTGCAATTCGATATCGGGTGCAACAGGAACATGACGATCGCTTAATCTACATCACCGATGCAGGACAAGCGAATCACTTTGCTCAAGTCTTCCAGGTCGCACGTCGAGCAGGTTGGATTCCTGATACGGTGGAAGTGACTCACGTGCCGTTTGGATTGGTGCAAGGCGAGGATGGGAAAAAGCTCAAAACGCGATCGGGTGACACGGTTCGACTACGGGATTTGTTAGATGAAGCAATTGAGCGATCGAAGTCTGACTTAGAAGCTCGATTGGCAGCCGAAGAACGTCACGAATCCGAAGAGTTTATCAATCATGTTGCCTTCACGGTTGGAATTAGTGCTGTGAAGTATGCGGACTTGAGCCAAAATCGTACCAGCAATTATATTTTTAGCTACGACAAAATGCTGGCGCTTCAGGGAAATACCGCACCTTATATGCTTTATGCCTATGCTCGAATTCAGGGCATTAGTCGGAAAGGTGGCATTGATTTCAATCAATTAGGGTCTAATGTTCAACTGGTGCTGGAACATGAGCGAGAATTGACCTTAGCAAAACACTTGCTTCAATTCACGATCGTTCTTTCTGAGGTTGAGGAAGATTTATTCCCAAATCGGCTCTGTGATTACCTGTTCCAACTGAGTCAGAAATTTAATGTGTTCTACGATCGAGAACAAGGTGTCCCCGTTTTGGATGCAGAAGAACCTGCACGAACTTCTCGATTAGTCCTGTGTGATTTGACAGCGAGAACATTAAAACTTGGCTTATCTTTGTTGGGAATTCAGGTATTGGAGAGAATGTAA
- a CDS encoding hypothetical protein (similar to AA sequence:cyanobase_aa:LBDG_44710), with protein MTEIVFLIEDAPEGGYTARALSESIFTEADDMDQLREEVRDAVRCHFPDEQDRPKLIRLHFVRDEVIAS; from the coding sequence ATGACCGAAATCGTATTTCTCATCGAAGATGCACCCGAAGGCGGCTATACTGCTCGTGCCTTGAGCGAATCGATCTTTACTGAAGCCGATGATATGGATCAATTACGCGAAGAAGTCCGCGATGCCGTCAGATGTCACTTTCCGGACGAACAAGATCGTCCTAAACTCATTCGTCTACATTTCGTGCGGGATGAGGTCATTGCCTCGTGA
- a CDS encoding hypothetical protein (similar to AA sequence:cyanobase_aa:cce_3168) produces MKGYIKNKTIILIDPLPDDLQDGDEVEVSIAPAPKQNLPFPTFNLGIKDEYLERDRIYEQNPDSV; encoded by the coding sequence ATGAAAGGTTACATCAAAAATAAAACCATCATTCTCATCGATCCCCTTCCCGACGATCTCCAGGACGGGGACGAAGTAGAAGTTTCGATCGCTCCTGCTCCGAAGCAAAACTTACCCTTCCCGACTTTCAATCTCGGCATCAAAGACGAATATTTGGAACGCGATCGTATCTATGAGCAAAACCCGGATTCTGTTTGA
- a CDS encoding hypothetical protein (similar to AA sequence:cyanobase_aa:NIES39_C05100) — protein sequence MSKTRILFDTNVLVYAHDATSQYHADSAALLLQVFQQDIQGVLAEQNIIELYRILTNPVAMTGNALTPKQAQSLLTATYLGGNFELIYPNLSTIDRLLNLAVTRNITSAKIFDLRLAAIALESQIDYFATYNIRDFQQINHLNAIEPPTLLKLLI from the coding sequence ATGAGCAAAACCCGGATTCTGTTTGACACCAATGTTTTAGTTTATGCTCATGATGCGACTTCTCAATATCACGCTGACTCTGCTGCTCTGCTACTTCAAGTCTTTCAGCAAGATATACAGGGAGTTTTAGCTGAGCAAAACATCATTGAACTTTACCGAATTCTAACAAATCCGGTCGCTATGACTGGAAATGCCCTAACGCCTAAACAAGCTCAATCATTACTCACAGCAACCTATCTCGGCGGAAATTTTGAACTGATTTACCCCAATCTTTCTACGATTGATCGGCTCTTGAACCTAGCTGTCACTCGCAACATCACTTCTGCCAAAATTTTCGATTTGCGTCTTGCCGCGATCGCTCTAGAATCACAAATCGATTACTTTGCAACTTATAACATTCGAGATTTTCAACAAATTAATCACTTGAACGCGATCGAGCCTCCGACACTTCTCAAATTACTAATCTAA
- a CDS encoding hypothetical protein (conserved hypothetical protein;~similar to AA sequence:cyanobase_aa:LBDG_30240), whose product MSLTLKIETNTVLKRKPIQSSELPEDQKQPIEAGREFQIDSYTIDRGHVRCFLSNDTFKGTNVWYAFGKHVKIFRDTQVFPRTLPASIKLNIPYKSQRDNVLNPDGACNVTSIAMCLRYLGAARKETAGQFEDELYNYTIRRGYSRHNPYDLAKVVQEYGMRDEFRTDATIEQVRSWLADGNPAVIHGYFTDFGHIVVAAGYDPTGFLVHDPFGEWYWWGYDLNEPNGNNRKGEYIHYSFSMIERLCIPDSNFWVHFISKP is encoded by the coding sequence ATGTCATTGACTCTCAAAATTGAAACTAACACCGTTCTCAAGCGTAAGCCGATTCAGTCTTCCGAACTCCCAGAGGATCAGAAGCAACCGATCGAGGCGGGCAGAGAATTTCAGATTGATTCATATACTATCGATCGAGGTCATGTCCGCTGCTTTTTGAGCAATGACACGTTCAAGGGTACGAATGTTTGGTACGCTTTCGGCAAGCACGTGAAGATTTTCCGTGACACTCAAGTTTTTCCCCGCACCCTTCCCGCCTCAATTAAGCTGAATATTCCGTACAAGTCGCAGCGGGACAATGTTCTGAATCCTGATGGTGCTTGTAATGTCACCTCGATCGCGATGTGTTTGCGCTATCTCGGAGCGGCTCGTAAGGAAACGGCTGGACAGTTCGAGGATGAACTCTATAACTACACCATTCGTCGGGGCTATAGTCGCCACAATCCCTATGATCTGGCGAAGGTTGTTCAAGAGTATGGAATGCGCGATGAATTTAGAACAGATGCCACGATCGAGCAAGTTCGCTCTTGGTTAGCAGATGGTAATCCTGCTGTGATTCATGGCTACTTTACTGATTTTGGTCACATTGTCGTGGCAGCGGGTTACGATCCGACGGGTTTTTTAGTGCATGATCCGTTTGGTGAATGGTACTGGTGGGGCTATGACCTGAATGAGCCGAATGGCAACAATCGCAAAGGAGAGTACATTCACTATTCGTTCTCGATGATTGAACGGCTTTGTATTCCGGATAGTAACTTCTGGGTGCATTTCATCTCCAAGCCTTAG
- a CDS encoding PDZ/DHR/GLGF domain-containing protein (similar to AA sequence:cyanobase_aa:Npun_R3310), which produces MTDPTLAFAALAFSNQLSDAVEKASRSIVAVNARRRRTSSGIHWRKNLIITADHTIQQDEEINVILPDGRSTSASIAGRDSTMDLAVLRLETDDLSTAEIADSTQAKVGQIVLAVSRSAEGSTSASMGIISSISEGWQRSEHHHRHGRRSRAAIAQLIQPALMMYPGFSGGALINPEGQVLGINTAGARHSPLTIPAALVDRVLDQLLQTGRIARGYLGLGMQAIRLPEALYRSLNLSNPGGVIVVSVEPGAPADNAGMLLGDILVALNETTIEDVTDVHAMLSSEQVGQPLTAKIVRGGVLTEKTIVVGERPGRNG; this is translated from the coding sequence ATGACAGATCCAACTTTAGCCTTTGCAGCGTTGGCGTTCTCAAATCAGCTATCGGATGCAGTAGAAAAAGCATCTCGCTCGATCGTTGCCGTCAATGCCCGAAGAAGACGCACCTCTAGTGGAATTCACTGGCGCAAAAACCTGATTATTACAGCGGATCACACGATCCAGCAAGACGAAGAAATTAACGTGATCTTGCCCGATGGTCGATCGACATCCGCCTCGATCGCTGGACGAGATTCGACAATGGATCTCGCTGTTCTCCGCCTCGAAACGGACGACCTTTCTACAGCAGAAATTGCCGATTCAACTCAAGCGAAAGTCGGTCAAATTGTACTAGCAGTTTCCAGAAGTGCAGAAGGTTCGACCAGTGCCAGTATGGGCATTATCAGTTCGATTAGCGAAGGGTGGCAGCGTTCCGAACACCATCATCGACATGGGAGACGATCGAGAGCCGCGATCGCACAATTAATTCAACCTGCACTGATGATGTATCCAGGCTTTTCTGGAGGTGCATTGATCAATCCTGAAGGGCAAGTACTGGGAATTAATACAGCGGGTGCGCGTCATTCTCCGTTAACGATTCCAGCAGCATTGGTTGATCGAGTGTTAGATCAATTGCTGCAAACTGGACGAATTGCGCGGGGTTATCTTGGTTTAGGAATGCAGGCGATTCGATTACCGGAAGCACTTTATCGATCGCTCAATCTTTCAAATCCGGGTGGCGTAATTGTTGTGAGTGTCGAACCGGGTGCGCCTGCGGACAATGCGGGAATGTTGCTTGGGGACATTTTGGTTGCATTGAATGAAACGACGATCGAAGATGTCACCGATGTTCACGCGATGCTGAGTTCTGAACAAGTCGGGCAGCCATTGACCGCAAAAATTGTTCGGGGTGGGGTGCTGACGGAAAAAACCATCGTTGTTGGAGAAAGACCAGGGAGGAATGGTTGA
- a CDS encoding acetyltransferase (similar to AA sequence:cyanobase_aa:LBDG_30270) codes for MLIRKAIDTDFNSIWTIFKTVIEPGDTYVFAANTSREDAFSYWFGAGVTTYIAEDQGQIVGMYKIVANQRDRGSHVANASFMVDPSYHGRGIGKAMGLHCLQEAKRLGFLAIQFNFVVSTNHAAIALWEKLGFSIVGTLPKAFHHQSLGYVDAYVMYRCLD; via the coding sequence ATGCTGATTCGGAAAGCGATCGACACCGATTTTAATTCCATCTGGACAATCTTCAAAACCGTGATTGAACCGGGAGACACTTACGTTTTTGCAGCCAATACGAGCCGCGAAGATGCCTTTTCTTACTGGTTTGGTGCAGGAGTAACGACTTACATTGCAGAAGATCAGGGGCAGATCGTGGGAATGTACAAGATTGTTGCAAATCAGCGCGATCGCGGTTCTCATGTTGCCAATGCAAGTTTTATGGTTGATCCGAGCTATCACGGTCGCGGTATCGGGAAAGCAATGGGATTACATTGTTTGCAAGAGGCAAAACGATTAGGATTTTTAGCGATTCAGTTTAACTTTGTGGTGAGTACGAATCATGCCGCGATCGCATTGTGGGAAAAGTTAGGATTCTCGATCGTCGGCACTTTACCGAAAGCATTTCACCATCAATCTCTTGGCTATGTCGATGCGTATGTGATGTACCGATGCTTGGATTAG
- a CDS encoding HNH endonuclease domain protein (similar to AA sequence:cyanobase_aa:LBDG_09270), which produces MSYDNLALACHRCNERHYNFTTAIDPQTQKPVLLFNPRQNAWAKHFIWTADALKISGTTPIGRATCARFDLNDEEHDEGAIQNARWIWTQSGWHPPQDDPRQLSS; this is translated from the coding sequence ATGAGTTATGACAATCTTGCTCTAGCCTGCCATCGTTGCAATGAGCGTCATTACAACTTCACAACCGCGATCGATCCTCAGACACAAAAACCTGTTCTCCTATTTAACCCACGTCAAAACGCCTGGGCAAAGCATTTCATTTGGACAGCCGATGCTCTCAAAATTAGTGGTACTACGCCGATCGGTCGAGCAACTTGCGCTCGTTTTGACCTCAACGACGAAGAACATGACGAAGGTGCAATTCAAAATGCTCGTTGGATTTGGACACAGAGTGGCTGGCATCCTCCTCAAGACGATCCGCGACAACTCTCCTCCTAA
- a CDS encoding hypothetical protein (hypothetical protein SYNPCC7002_F0012;~similar to AA sequence:cyanobase_aa:LBDG_44720) yields the protein MKLPRDLSGLELANLLKRFEYVIGRQTGSHIRLTTDRNGEHHITIPAHNPLKIGTLSAILRDVAEHLELSRDELVAELFEK from the coding sequence GTGAAACTCCCTCGCGACCTCTCCGGTTTAGAACTTGCCAATCTGCTCAAACGGTTTGAATACGTTATTGGTCGTCAAACAGGCAGTCACATTCGCTTAACGACAGATCGAAACGGAGAACATCACATTACAATTCCTGCCCACAATCCGCTGAAAATTGGAACTCTTTCCGCAATTCTGAGAGATGTTGCTGAGCATTTAGAGCTAAGTCGCGACGAGCTAGTTGCTGAACTATTTGAGAAATAG
- a CDS encoding DNA mismatch repair protein MutL (similar to AA sequence:cyanobase_aa:LBDG_30330) has product MGQQIQPLPIDVVHLIAAGEVIDSLAAVVRELVENAIDAGATRITVSVWAEQWRIRVADNGAGMSLDDLRKAAQPHSTSKIRDRADLWQIHSLGFRGEALHSLAQLSNLEILSRMASEPGWKITYRTDGEADQVESVAIAPGTIVMVDRLFETWEARRDGLPSTSQQLKAVQQIIYQIALAHPRITWQVYQNDRLWFNLWAGNSAKDLLPQLLKDVRIEDLTELKSAALSLVLGLPDRAHRHRPDWVRVAINGRFVQFPELEQTILGAFRRTLPRERHPICLIHLQLAPEQIDWNRHPAKAEVYLHNLDDWKEQVKNAIAQALRINPETVPDGLYTSQVSQLIKAAESDAGYHVQREVIPEPSFSFLKALTQVHNRYILAEHPSGMWLIEQHIAHERILFEEISDRWQLVPLEPAIVLHQLSITQVEQLQRIGIEVDPFGEQLWAVRSVPELLAKREDCAEALIELSLGGDLQAAQVSVACRSAIRNGVPLSIDQMQSLIDRWQKTRNPRTCPHGRPIYLSLEESSLARFFKRHWVIGKSHGLE; this is encoded by the coding sequence ATGGGACAGCAGATACAACCACTACCGATCGACGTTGTTCACCTGATTGCAGCGGGAGAAGTGATTGATTCTCTTGCCGCTGTCGTGCGCGAACTCGTCGAAAATGCGATCGATGCAGGTGCAACTCGGATCACCGTTTCCGTCTGGGCTGAGCAATGGCGCATCAGAGTCGCGGATAATGGTGCAGGCATGAGTTTGGACGATTTGCGGAAAGCTGCACAGCCGCATAGTACCAGTAAGATTCGCGATCGTGCTGATCTTTGGCAGATTCATAGTCTCGGATTTCGCGGGGAAGCTCTGCATAGTTTGGCGCAACTCTCAAATTTAGAGATTCTCAGTCGGATGGCTTCAGAACCGGGATGGAAAATCACTTATCGAACGGATGGAGAAGCGGATCAAGTTGAATCGGTAGCGATCGCGCCAGGAACGATTGTGATGGTCGATCGATTGTTTGAAACGTGGGAAGCGAGACGTGACGGTTTACCCTCAACTTCTCAACAGTTAAAGGCAGTTCAGCAAATTATTTATCAGATTGCGTTAGCTCATCCGCGAATTACTTGGCAGGTGTATCAAAACGATCGATTATGGTTCAATCTTTGGGCTGGTAACTCTGCAAAAGATTTACTACCACAATTGTTGAAAGATGTGCGAATTGAGGATTTAACTGAGCTAAAATCGGCTGCACTGTCTTTGGTGTTGGGATTGCCCGATCGCGCTCATCGACATCGACCGGATTGGGTGAGAGTTGCAATTAATGGTCGGTTTGTACAATTTCCAGAGCTAGAGCAAACGATTTTAGGAGCATTTCGGAGAACATTACCAAGAGAGCGACATCCCATTTGTTTGATTCATCTTCAGCTTGCTCCAGAACAGATTGATTGGAATCGCCATCCTGCAAAAGCAGAAGTGTATTTGCACAATTTGGATGATTGGAAAGAGCAGGTGAAAAATGCGATCGCTCAAGCTCTCCGAATTAATCCTGAGACTGTTCCTGATGGTCTCTATACTTCACAAGTGAGTCAACTAATTAAGGCGGCTGAGTCTGATGCTGGCTATCATGTGCAGCGGGAAGTTATCCCAGAACCTTCTTTCTCGTTTCTCAAAGCGCTAACACAGGTCCACAATCGTTACATTCTGGCAGAGCATCCATCAGGAATGTGGTTAATTGAACAGCACATTGCTCATGAGCGAATTCTGTTTGAAGAAATTAGCGATCGATGGCAGTTAGTTCCGCTTGAGCCTGCGATCGTGCTTCATCAACTTTCAATCACTCAAGTCGAACAACTTCAGCGGATTGGAATTGAAGTTGATCCATTTGGTGAACAACTTTGGGCAGTGCGATCGGTTCCTGAACTCTTAGCAAAGCGGGAAGATTGTGCAGAAGCTTTGATCGAGTTGAGTTTGGGTGGAGATTTGCAAGCGGCGCAGGTCTCGGTCGCTTGTCGGAGTGCGATTCGGAATGGGGTTCCATTGTCGATCGACCAAATGCAATCGTTGATTGATCGCTGGCAGAAAACCCGAAATCCGCGTACCTGTCCACATGGTCGCCCGATTTATCTATCGCTTGAAGAATCTAGTCTGGCGCGATTCTTTAAACGGCATTGGGTGATCGGGAAGAGTCACGGTCTGGAGTGA
- a CDS encoding band 7 protein (similar to AA sequence:cyanobase_aa:PCC7424_1571), which translates to MFKAFYIKERDRGVLYDRDDFQRILQPGTYRRLWATRWRVVNYDLNQPEARIPDLEFLLQTHRAELESHLVVVRTAFNEVALVKAGQQWISVAPNRLKAFWRGFTEIEVHRFNLDQQLELPTELVQQVRGIAIDNLLKFQVSEAEIGLLYVQDNFVRPLEAGEYAFWTFNRKVQVRSLSKIVPNPQFPLVDVLIDQHPDFVATYCELVQLTSNQTAIVRYQSKAIELVPPSSRKLFWKGVEIEIIDIEAESKLPVRLVKELVTGSIEVAMLSHESLHTLEVPAQHIGLLYLDSVLQEPLAAGTHTWWKFGRSIKTESLDLRLQTLEVSGQEILSKDKVPLRLNLTAGYRIADPIRAKTTLIDISGFLYKELQFGLRSAVGTRSLDQLLEDKTAIDTTISDYIRAKVVDYGIEVESVGVKDIILPGEIKAILGKVVEAEKAAQANVVRRREETAATRSMLNTAKVMEDNPVALRLKELEVLERIAEKIENINVNGGLESILTELIKIKGQPS; encoded by the coding sequence ATGTTCAAAGCGTTCTACATCAAAGAGCGCGATCGCGGTGTTTTATACGATCGTGATGATTTCCAGCGAATTTTACAACCTGGAACGTATCGACGGTTGTGGGCAACTCGTTGGCGCGTGGTGAATTACGATCTCAATCAACCCGAAGCGAGAATTCCCGATCTAGAATTCTTACTCCAAACTCATCGAGCCGAACTGGAATCGCATCTCGTTGTAGTACGCACTGCATTTAATGAAGTCGCGTTAGTCAAAGCGGGACAACAGTGGATCAGTGTCGCTCCAAATCGATTGAAAGCATTTTGGCGTGGTTTTACAGAGATTGAAGTTCATCGCTTTAACCTAGATCAACAGCTTGAACTTCCGACAGAGCTAGTTCAACAAGTGCGAGGAATCGCGATCGACAATCTTCTAAAGTTCCAAGTTTCCGAAGCTGAAATCGGCTTGCTGTATGTGCAAGATAACTTTGTGCGTCCATTGGAAGCGGGAGAATATGCGTTCTGGACATTCAATCGCAAAGTTCAAGTCCGATCGCTGAGTAAAATTGTTCCAAATCCTCAGTTTCCCTTAGTCGATGTTTTGATTGATCAGCATCCCGACTTTGTTGCAACTTACTGTGAACTGGTGCAATTAACGAGCAATCAAACTGCGATCGTGCGTTATCAATCGAAAGCGATCGAACTGGTTCCCCCTTCGAGCCGCAAACTGTTTTGGAAAGGTGTGGAAATTGAAATCATCGATATTGAAGCTGAGTCAAAACTCCCTGTGCGACTGGTTAAAGAACTGGTCACAGGCTCGATCGAGGTCGCGATGCTCAGTCACGAGTCATTACACACCTTAGAAGTTCCAGCACAGCACATTGGATTGCTCTACTTAGATAGTGTGCTTCAAGAACCATTAGCAGCAGGAACTCATACTTGGTGGAAATTTGGTCGATCGATTAAAACCGAATCGCTTGATCTCCGTCTGCAAACGCTCGAAGTTTCTGGACAAGAAATTCTCAGTAAAGATAAAGTTCCGCTGCGTCTGAATCTCACAGCAGGCTATCGAATTGCTGATCCGATTCGTGCAAAGACAACGCTGATCGATATTTCGGGCTTTTTGTACAAAGAGCTTCAATTCGGCTTACGGTCTGCGGTCGGAACGCGATCGCTCGATCAACTGCTCGAAGATAAAACTGCGATCGACACCACAATTTCAGACTACATTCGCGCCAAAGTAGTCGATTACGGGATCGAAGTAGAATCCGTGGGAGTCAAAGACATCATCTTACCAGGAGAAATCAAAGCAATCCTTGGAAAAGTGGTCGAAGCTGAGAAAGCGGCTCAGGCGAATGTGGTACGTCGTCGTGAAGAAACGGCTGCAACTCGCAGTATGTTAAACACAGCGAAAGTGATGGAAGATAACCCGGTTGCTCTGCGTTTGAAAGAACTTGAAGTGTTAGAACGCATTGCTGAGAAGATTGAAAACATCAATGTGAATGGAGGTTTAGAAAGTATTCTCACTGAACTGATCAAAATCAAAGGACAACCAAGCTGA
- a CDS encoding hypothetical protein (conserved hypothetical protein;~similar to AA sequence:cyanobase_aa:LBDG_09260), with translation MNMQLMIQPSSLMPKGLSLNQFGDVQLFRFTDELQSRFEELLTKNKQASLTPEERAELDGISELSRIFTYINAQLAAQSKWCPTQLENLSDNAPNSSVNTAIPPNT, from the coding sequence ATGAACATGCAACTCATGATTCAACCCTCCTCACTCATGCCTAAAGGCTTATCTCTGAATCAATTTGGAGACGTTCAGCTTTTCAGGTTTACAGATGAGCTACAATCACGCTTTGAAGAACTACTGACCAAGAACAAGCAAGCATCACTCACACCAGAAGAACGGGCTGAGCTTGATGGTATCTCTGAACTCTCCAGAATCTTCACCTACATCAATGCACAACTGGCAGCCCAATCGAAATGGTGTCCAACGCAACTCGAAAACTTGTCCGACAACGCGCCAAATTCCTCTGTGAATACTGCTATTCCCCCGAATACTTAA